In Bombyx mori chromosome 11, ASM3026992v2, one genomic interval encodes:
- the LOC101740746 gene encoding protein phosphatase 1 regulatory subunit 16A isoform X10: MQQLKLWQQREKEWARTRPRKEKSTKRNIYFSDSVMLLEAAARNDIDEVRRLLARGVTPDATNEDGLTALHQCCIDNNEAMMRLLLDHGANVNAEDSEKWTPLHAAATCGNLNLVRILIQRGANLLAVNGDGNMPYDICEEERTLDAIESEMAARGVTQRLIDETRAATEMRMLLDVAELVKEGMDLDEPRDNQGATLLHVASANGYMKVVEYLLEHRASTDVVDHDMWQPVHGAACWGHFEVLELLVQYGADLNVRNKHDETPADICEEGELRSRILRLAAEQEEHRRHSAADRLRSARRSSSTASTSRVRSVRRTSLREKQLTAKADVRGEARLRETFDSVVDDELQGLSNGIENDQNSANLQSSDLSHKRVSTDSTNSNQSYDSNVEYAVPKHTYNQRGPHRPSDVSDASDSIHFNQSKISNPLFGVNAASQYAPGSVPAPQLEAVNEQTRHYDRPNVPNGVRKAPEGQDNDPYKSEDALDGRKELIVTPNQIAITDGGTATYTTDNNGKINVHVTVMINAGTLADLKKQRSQIRTNGSPVENSLNSTNNHSISSLNEAKDMPVQLNPLTLSPSSGTMPRFSGNTSDVVGDTRSHRCCVIM; the protein is encoded by the exons TTCGAAGATTACTCGCGCGCGGCGTTACTCCGGACGCTACGAACGAGGACGGCCTAACAGCTCTGCACCAATGCTGCATCGACAACAACGAAGCGATGATGCGTCTTCTACTCGATCACGGGGCGAACGTCAATGCGGAGGACAGCGAGAAGTGGACCCCGCTCCACGCGGCGGCCACCTGCGGCAATCTTAATCTAGTCCGAATATTAATACAACGCGGGGCCAACCTACTGGCTGTGAACGGAGACGGGAATATGCCATACGACATCTGCGAAGAGGAAAGAACATTAGACGCGATAGAAAGTGAAATGGCAGCTAGGGGTGTGACGCAAAGGTTAATAGACGAAACGAGGGCTGCTACTGAGATGAGAATGTTATTAGACGTGGCGGAACTAGTCAAGGAGGGTATGGATTTGGACGAACCCAGGGACAATCAGGGAGCGACACTG ttGCACGTGGCTTCTGCGAATGGTTACATGAAAGTAGTGGAATATCTCTTGGAGCATCGGGCCTCCACCGACGTGGTGGACCACGACATGTGGCAGCCGGTGCACGGCGCGGCCTGCTGGGGACAT TTCGAAGTATTGGAGTTACTTGTGCAGTACGGCGCCGATCTAAACGTCCGGAACAAGCATGACGAAACGCCGGCAG ATATATGCGAAGAGGGCGAGCTGCGGAGTCGTATACTGCGTCTGGCGGCCGAGCAGGAGGAGCACCGGCGCCACTCCGCCGCCGACCGTCTGCGCAGCGCGCGCCGCTCCTCCTCCACCGCCAGCACCAGCAG AGTGCGGTCGGTGCGCCGGACGTCGCTCAGGGAGAAGCAGCTGACGGCCAAGGCGGACGTCCGCGGCGAGGCGAGGCTGCGGGAGACGTTCGATTCTGTCGTCGACGACGAACTGCAG GGCTTATCCAATGGCATTGAAAATGATCAAAACAGCGCCAACCTACAATCATCAGATCTATCGCACAAAAGAGTGTCAACCGACTCTACAAATTCGAACCAGAGCTACGACTCCAATGTCGAATACGCAGTCCCGAAGCACACTTACAACCAACGGGGACCGCATAGACCCAGTGACGTCAGCGACGCCTCAGACAGCATACACTTCAACCAGTCCAAGATCAGCAATCCGCTGTTCGGCGTGAACGCGGCCTCGCAGTACGCGCCCGGTTCGGTACCCGCCCCGCAACTAGAGGCGGTCAACGAGCAGACCAGACATTACGACAGGCCGAACGTGCCGAACGGCGTCAGGAAAGCTCCCGAGGGCCAGGACAACGACCCCTACAAGTCCGAGGACGCTTTAGACGGTAGGAAAGAGTTGATCGTGACACCGAACCAGATCGCGATCACAGACGGAGGCACGGCCACTTACACCACAGACAATAATGGTAAAATCAATGTTCATGTCACCGTCATGATTAACGCAG GCACATTAGCGGACTTAAAGAAGCAACGTTCGCAGATAAGAACGAACGGAAGTCCAGTAGAGAATAGTCTGAATTCGACAAACAATCACAGTATCAGTTCTCTGAATGAAGCAAAGGACATGCCGGTTCAGCTGAATCCTCTGACCCTATCCCCCAGTTCCGGGACCATGCCGCGTTTTTCCGGGAACACCAGTGACGTCGTCGGCGACACCAGGTCTCATAGGTGCTGCGTCATAATGTAG